In Alteromonas sp. V450, the following proteins share a genomic window:
- a CDS encoding DUF4282 domain-containing protein, with translation MKNIFFFDSMLTPKIITFVYWLLLLGSVLSGVSKMFAGYDASFVYGLFIIVSGCVGARIWCELLIVLFKINGNLQKIANGE, from the coding sequence ATGAAAAATATCTTTTTCTTCGACTCAATGCTAACCCCTAAAATTATTACGTTCGTTTACTGGCTATTGCTTTTAGGATCAGTGTTAAGCGGCGTATCGAAAATGTTTGCGGGATACGACGCGAGTTTTGTATACGGACTATTTATTATCGTGTCAGGCTGTGTTGGCGCAAGGATTTGGTGCGAGCTACTTATCGTACTCTTTAAAATTAATGGCAATCTACAGAAAATTGCGAATGGAGAATAG
- a CDS encoding sterol desaturase family protein, giving the protein MIPVELILLGLSPVFLLCVFIEFKRARQFYNVKDSVNNALLALLHQGSDALVLLLLMPFFIWLHQFSLFKIELTAASLFVGFLLQDFLYYWFHRASHNIHWFWLAHVVHHSSTRMNFTTAFRQSVLYPFVGMWLFWVPMILIGFSPSLVFAIVAINLAYQFFVHTQTIGNLGWVEHIFNTPTHHRIHHATNKPYIDKNYGGVLIIWDKLFGTFVKQDKAITIKYGIVGKMPKDNPLSANFSQIGVLREQLQQAKGIKAKCKRLFGYPAAD; this is encoded by the coding sequence TTGATCCCCGTTGAACTTATTTTGCTAGGGTTAAGCCCTGTTTTTCTGCTGTGTGTCTTTATTGAATTTAAAAGAGCGCGACAGTTTTACAATGTAAAAGACAGCGTGAATAATGCCTTACTTGCACTACTTCATCAGGGTTCTGACGCACTAGTATTGCTACTACTCATGCCCTTTTTTATTTGGTTACATCAGTTCTCACTATTTAAAATAGAACTTACTGCAGCGTCACTTTTTGTAGGTTTTCTCCTTCAAGACTTTTTGTACTACTGGTTCCATCGCGCGTCACATAACATACACTGGTTTTGGCTGGCCCATGTGGTACATCATAGCTCAACACGAATGAACTTCACGACGGCCTTTAGACAAAGCGTGTTGTATCCATTTGTAGGTATGTGGCTGTTCTGGGTACCAATGATACTTATTGGTTTTTCACCAAGCCTTGTCTTTGCCATCGTCGCTATAAATTTGGCTTATCAGTTTTTCGTGCATACTCAGACGATTGGAAACTTAGGTTGGGTGGAGCATATCTTCAATACGCCTACGCATCACCGTATTCATCACGCAACGAATAAGCCATACATCGATAAGAATTACGGGGGTGTACTTATAATATGGGATAAGTTATTCGGCACGTTCGTTAAGCAAGACAAAGCGATAACGATAAAGTATGGAATTGTAGGAAAAATGCCAAAGGATAATCCTCTTAGTGCTAATTTCAGTCAAATAGGTGTACTCCGTGAACAGCTTCAGCAGGCAAAAGGAATAAAAGCAAAATGTAAGAGGCTGTTTGGCTATCCTGCTGCAGATTGA
- a CDS encoding SRPBCC family protein, whose protein sequence is MVDVYYQKKIAATPKELRDTLLDHQNLSDFFNASFKVMKSENDNEISGGKGCVREVTILGVRFKEEIVYADTNGIEYRVVDDFPVKAHRGVIAFTQQENATNVSYRITCRAPWYIPNWLLTRLLQNDIEQCLDKLGARFDPR, encoded by the coding sequence ATGGTTGACGTTTACTACCAAAAAAAAATTGCTGCAACGCCCAAAGAACTGCGCGATACGCTGCTCGATCACCAGAATTTAAGCGATTTTTTCAACGCGTCGTTTAAGGTGATGAAATCAGAAAATGATAATGAGATTAGCGGCGGAAAGGGCTGCGTAAGAGAAGTCACTATTCTTGGTGTACGTTTTAAAGAAGAGATTGTTTACGCAGATACCAACGGCATTGAGTATAGAGTGGTTGATGACTTTCCAGTGAAAGCTCACAGGGGCGTTATTGCGTTCACGCAGCAGGAAAATGCAACAAACGTTTCTTATCGCATTACCTGTCGCGCGCCCTGGTACATACCAAACTGGTTACTAACGCGCTTATTACAAAACGATATTGAGCAATGTCTAGATAAGTTAGGAGCACGTTTTGATCCCCGTTGA
- a CDS encoding AraC family transcriptional regulator — protein sequence MPSVSPAYIQSTVSYLVSLGISTDDISLTSQHHDSLAGSSRVDMDVYVELLNQGVALTNNSLFGFELGKHIQAKDYGVLGYLVESCENLAQAINALTRFDALVADIGTTSVFFESADTRVEWVPKSADCKQMVLRNTTAWVATVYKILGSVCQLHAVTFTFPLSIAEKGILKKWFNCEVMDKANSNAIIFPQHLLHIPFTSENKAMFSALVKVTEEELLACNSQFNANQHEDISHKVVALLKANPTLKGCDQQRVANALFISPRTLQRKLKQSGTSFQQILNSERKARLDDLLKHHSIADTADLLGFQEQSSFTHVFKKWFSTTPLKYQKQLGSKQ from the coding sequence ATGCCATCAGTTTCCCCAGCCTACATTCAAAGTACGGTGAGCTATTTAGTTAGCTTAGGAATTAGTACCGACGATATTTCGTTAACTTCCCAGCACCATGACTCACTGGCTGGTTCTTCACGTGTTGATATGGATGTATACGTTGAACTGTTAAACCAAGGGGTAGCATTGACCAACAATTCGCTATTCGGTTTTGAGTTGGGTAAACATATACAGGCGAAAGATTACGGAGTGCTGGGTTATCTTGTTGAAAGTTGTGAAAACTTGGCTCAAGCCATCAATGCGCTTACCCGTTTTGACGCCCTCGTGGCTGACATTGGCACCACCAGCGTGTTTTTCGAGTCTGCGGATACCCGTGTTGAGTGGGTACCCAAAAGCGCCGATTGCAAGCAGATGGTATTGCGCAACACCACAGCCTGGGTAGCAACCGTCTACAAAATACTAGGCTCAGTCTGCCAATTACATGCCGTCACCTTCACTTTTCCATTGAGCATTGCTGAAAAAGGCATACTTAAAAAATGGTTCAACTGTGAGGTAATGGACAAAGCCAACAGCAATGCCATCATTTTTCCTCAACACCTTCTACATATTCCATTTACCAGTGAAAATAAAGCAATGTTTAGTGCACTGGTGAAAGTGACCGAAGAAGAGCTACTGGCGTGCAATAGCCAGTTCAACGCCAATCAGCATGAAGATATAAGTCATAAAGTTGTTGCGCTTTTAAAGGCAAACCCAACACTCAAAGGCTGCGATCAGCAACGTGTAGCCAATGCACTATTTATCAGCCCCCGTACTCTACAGCGAAAATTGAAGCAAAGTGGCACCAGCTTTCAACAAATTCTTAATAGCGAACGCAAAGCCCGCCTAGATGATTTGCTGAAACATCACTCCATTGCCGATACAGCAGACTTATTGGGGTTTCAGGAACAATCATCATTTACCCATGTGTTTAAAAAGTGGTTTTCCACTACCCCGCTAAAATACCAAAAGCAATTAGGGTCAAAACAATAG
- a CDS encoding saccharopine dehydrogenase family protein, whose translation MSRVLIIGAGGVASVTVKKCARLPQHFDEIYLASRTVSKCEALQQEVGADRVKGVFAVDADNAKEVEALINEVKPDLVINLALPYQDLPIMDACLATNTDYLDTANYEPKDEAKFEYSWQWAYQDKFKNAGIMALLGSGFDPGVTNVYTAYAAKHYFDEIHYLDIVDCNGGDHGQAFATNFNPEINIREITQRGRYWENGEWKETDPLSVREDLDYQNIGVRASYLMFHEELESIVKHFPTLKRARFWMTFGDAYLNHLRVLEGIGMTSIEPVEFQGQKIVPLEFLKAVLPNPGSLAEGYSGMTCIGTYITGIKDGKEKTIFIYNNCDHAKCNEEVGAQAVSYTTGVPAMIGAALMLNGTWKEAGVWNMEQFDPDPFMEMLNEHGLPWHVLECESSPFTK comes from the coding sequence ATGTCTCGCGTTTTAATTATTGGTGCTGGCGGTGTTGCGTCGGTAACTGTGAAAAAATGTGCACGTTTACCGCAACATTTCGACGAAATTTACTTAGCAAGCCGCACGGTATCTAAGTGTGAAGCGCTTCAGCAAGAAGTAGGTGCAGATCGCGTTAAGGGCGTTTTCGCTGTTGATGCCGACAACGCAAAAGAAGTGGAAGCACTTATCAACGAAGTAAAACCAGACCTAGTGATCAACCTCGCGTTGCCGTATCAAGACCTTCCAATCATGGACGCATGTCTTGCAACTAACACCGATTACCTAGATACGGCAAATTACGAGCCTAAAGACGAAGCAAAGTTTGAATACTCGTGGCAGTGGGCTTATCAAGACAAGTTTAAAAACGCAGGCATTATGGCCCTTCTTGGCAGTGGCTTTGATCCAGGTGTAACTAACGTTTACACAGCATATGCAGCTAAGCATTACTTCGACGAAATCCACTACCTTGATATCGTAGACTGTAATGGCGGCGATCACGGCCAGGCTTTCGCGACTAACTTTAACCCTGAAATCAACATTCGTGAAATAACACAGCGCGGTCGCTATTGGGAAAACGGCGAGTGGAAAGAAACGGATCCGTTAAGCGTACGTGAAGATCTGGACTATCAAAACATTGGTGTTCGTGCGTCTTACCTGATGTTCCACGAAGAGCTGGAGTCTATCGTTAAGCACTTCCCTACCCTCAAGCGTGCACGTTTCTGGATGACTTTTGGTGATGCTTACTTAAACCACCTGCGTGTACTTGAAGGTATTGGTATGACTAGCATTGAGCCGGTTGAATTCCAAGGTCAGAAGATTGTACCTCTAGAGTTCTTAAAAGCAGTACTGCCTAACCCTGGCTCACTTGCCGAAGGTTACAGCGGTATGACGTGCATTGGTACTTACATCACAGGTATTAAAGATGGCAAAGAAAAAACTATCTTTATCTATAACAACTGTGACCACGCGAAATGTAACGAAGAAGTAGGCGCACAAGCAGTATCTTACACCACAGGTGTTCCTGCTATGATTGGCGCGGCGCTTATGCTTAACGGCACGTGGAAAGAAGCGGGTGTTTGGAACATGGAACAATTCGATCCAGACCCATTCATGGAAATGCTTAATGAGCACGGCCTACCATGGCACGTACTTGAATGTGAAAGCAGCCCTTTCACCAAATAA
- the nspC gene encoding carboxynorspermidine decarboxylase — MTDLTQRTDIPSPCYVLEEAKLIKNLELMKRVQDESGARIILALKGFSMWSCFDIIKQYLHGATASSVWEAKLAAEMGKEVHAYSPAYKVNDAKELAGLVNHLSFNSLTQWNAHKDVLADVSLGLRINPEHQEADTPLYDPAAPGSRLGIRASELEDVDLSGIEGFHCHNLCECDSFATARTLEAIEKRFGKWLGQLKWLNLGGGHLMTREGYDVEHLITTLKDFKARYPHLDVILEPGSAVAWQTGPLICEVVDMVENDGDIAILDISATAHMPDVLEMPYRPTILGAGMPNEKAYNVKLGGNSCLAGDVIDTYSFDAPLKAGDRLQFEDMMHYTMVKTTFFNGVEHPAIGILRSNGDFELVREFSYEDFKGRLS, encoded by the coding sequence TTGACCGATTTAACTCAACGCACTGATATTCCCTCTCCTTGCTACGTGCTGGAAGAAGCAAAATTAATTAAAAACCTTGAGCTGATGAAACGGGTTCAAGACGAATCTGGCGCGCGTATTATCTTGGCGCTTAAAGGCTTTTCAATGTGGTCTTGCTTCGACATCATCAAACAGTACTTGCACGGAGCAACGGCCAGTTCGGTTTGGGAAGCGAAACTTGCTGCAGAGATGGGTAAAGAAGTTCACGCATATTCTCCTGCGTACAAGGTTAATGACGCAAAGGAATTGGCGGGGCTTGTTAATCACCTGTCTTTTAATAGTTTGACCCAGTGGAACGCGCATAAAGACGTACTCGCTGACGTATCGTTAGGCCTTCGCATAAACCCTGAGCATCAAGAAGCTGATACGCCACTGTACGACCCAGCTGCTCCTGGTTCGCGCTTAGGCATACGTGCCAGTGAGCTAGAAGACGTAGACTTATCGGGTATTGAAGGTTTTCACTGCCACAACCTTTGTGAGTGTGACTCTTTTGCTACCGCACGCACGCTTGAAGCTATCGAAAAACGTTTTGGCAAATGGCTCGGTCAATTAAAGTGGTTAAACTTAGGTGGCGGACACCTGATGACCCGTGAAGGTTATGATGTTGAGCACCTTATTACAACGCTAAAAGACTTCAAAGCGCGCTACCCACATTTAGACGTGATCCTTGAGCCAGGCTCTGCGGTTGCGTGGCAGACAGGGCCATTAATTTGCGAAGTGGTTGATATGGTTGAGAACGACGGTGATATCGCTATTCTAGACATTTCAGCTACTGCACATATGCCAGATGTGCTGGAAATGCCTTATCGCCCTACAATTTTGGGCGCGGGTATGCCTAATGAGAAAGCATATAATGTGAAGCTAGGTGGCAATTCGTGCCTTGCCGGTGATGTCATTGATACTTACTCGTTCGATGCGCCACTTAAGGCTGGCGATCGATTACAGTTTGAGGACATGATGCATTACACCATGGTGAAAACCACCTTCTTCAACGGTGTAGAACACCCTGCTATCGGCATTCTGCGTTCTAACGGCGACTTTGAGCTTGTTCGCGAATTCAGCTACGAAGACTTTAAAGGGCGTTTGTCCTAA
- the rsmI gene encoding 16S rRNA (cytidine(1402)-2'-O)-methyltransferase gives MTDTATLYIVPTPIGNLDDMSARAIHILSEVSWIAAEDTRHSARLLQHFSIGTKTLSLHEHNEDKRTAMLCERLKGGESVALISDAGTPLISDPGFVLVRKCREQGIPVSALPGPCAAITALSASGLPTDKFMFEGFLPVKTQAREGVLLALKDRTFTTVYYEAPRRILDTVNDIQRVLGERHIVVAKELTKTFETYVSGSAQDVIDYLNADAAHQKGEFVVMIGPAKIDEQAIPSEAMSLLNNLCEHMPLKKAAAVVASHYDLKKNALYQAGLDAKA, from the coding sequence ATGACAGACACCGCCACTCTATATATTGTTCCCACGCCTATTGGTAATTTAGATGACATGAGCGCACGGGCCATTCACATATTAAGTGAAGTAAGCTGGATTGCTGCCGAGGACACTCGTCATAGTGCGCGTTTGTTACAGCATTTCAGCATTGGAACTAAAACTCTTTCACTTCACGAGCATAATGAAGACAAGCGCACAGCTATGCTTTGTGAACGTTTAAAGGGGGGGGAGTCGGTCGCCTTGATAAGTGACGCCGGAACACCACTTATCAGTGACCCTGGTTTTGTTCTTGTGCGTAAGTGCCGTGAGCAGGGTATTCCGGTTAGCGCATTACCCGGCCCATGTGCGGCAATAACCGCGTTAAGTGCATCAGGTTTACCAACAGACAAGTTTATGTTTGAAGGATTCTTACCGGTCAAAACTCAGGCACGAGAAGGTGTGCTTTTAGCGTTAAAAGATAGAACTTTTACTACCGTATACTATGAAGCACCACGCAGAATTTTAGACACGGTAAACGATATTCAACGCGTTTTAGGCGAACGCCACATTGTAGTAGCGAAAGAACTGACCAAAACCTTCGAAACTTATGTGAGTGGAAGCGCTCAAGACGTTATTGATTATCTCAATGCCGATGCAGCTCATCAAAAAGGCGAATTTGTTGTGATGATAGGTCCTGCAAAGATAGATGAACAGGCTATTCCTAGCGAAGCAATGTCACTGCTAAATAACTTGTGTGAGCACATGCCGCTAAAGAAAGCGGCAGCCGTAGTAGCCAGTCATTATGACTTGAAAAAAAATGCGCTTTATCAGGCTGGACTTGATGCAAAAGCGTAA
- a CDS encoding penicillin-binding protein activator, whose product MRHIGQAGKIFTLSTITSVLLLSGCGSTPKTQSMPVVAEPTPIETTQVEKDVTPEHKLLEAKKVWARTRDKEQRDALLLQAADLYLQDQQPVMAQQILYGVKEDGVSGVHQSNYALLVTKAYAGTSDVPAEQLLAMLDKVNEEGETAIEKAALQTQLYLQQGQYAAAANSILKTNLSTEEKVQHVWQWLTSIPKGSLLTIEETYPALSPFITLRRLTETHANSPAALAKNLSQFQQVYRGHLLGNTLPKTVIQASQLSDAGANDIAVLLPLTGRLARTGQMVKDGIMSAYYADVEKKQNDHLLPRLRFIDTSGVDTQHLLDEIGNTKFIVGPLLKDTVEQLVPRLPAGVNVLALNRPEELTALANTTSDTSPDSVASPAQLSRVSGLENELAAYNEQGELEALGLSAAINYFGLAPEDEAKQLAELVFNKGFRAPIVIAAQSGLYQRMDTTFKRHWRALNNKENKLRTNITSVTFNDSNSLREGITQALDVAQSNDRIKQIEYMTNDEVYNMPRSRRDIDVIVAFASPQDTELLNPIIEASLNPYDGKQVPVYATSRSMDYDSGKNQWRDLQNVHFIDMPWLMPSHEWPSLQQEVELAWEKQNTMQKRLFAFGFDAYQLLPQLGMLNTLKFLSHEGLTGSLSLNQNGEVVRQQPQAMIRDEKVQMLSE is encoded by the coding sequence GTGCGTCATATCGGACAAGCTGGAAAAATTTTTACGCTATCTACCATTACTTCGGTATTGCTGTTGTCGGGCTGTGGAAGTACACCTAAAACCCAGTCGATGCCTGTAGTAGCGGAACCAACGCCAATTGAAACCACGCAGGTTGAAAAGGACGTTACGCCCGAGCACAAACTTCTTGAAGCAAAAAAAGTATGGGCTCGGACTCGCGATAAAGAACAGCGCGATGCACTGCTGCTTCAAGCGGCTGACCTTTATCTTCAAGACCAACAACCCGTAATGGCTCAACAGATACTGTACGGAGTAAAAGAAGACGGTGTTTCTGGGGTACATCAATCAAACTATGCACTTTTAGTTACCAAAGCCTACGCAGGAACGTCTGATGTGCCTGCCGAACAATTGCTTGCCATGTTAGACAAGGTCAATGAGGAAGGCGAAACAGCAATTGAAAAAGCAGCGCTTCAAACGCAGCTTTATCTGCAGCAAGGTCAATATGCTGCAGCGGCAAATAGCATACTAAAAACTAATTTATCTACCGAAGAGAAAGTACAACACGTTTGGCAGTGGTTGACTTCTATACCCAAAGGATCGTTGCTGACGATAGAAGAAACCTACCCTGCTCTTTCGCCTTTTATCACGCTCCGCCGGTTAACTGAAACACACGCAAATTCACCTGCGGCACTTGCAAAAAATCTATCGCAATTTCAACAGGTTTATCGTGGTCATCTATTAGGGAATACGCTACCTAAAACAGTGATCCAAGCATCACAATTATCTGATGCGGGCGCTAATGACATTGCAGTTTTACTGCCTCTCACAGGTAGACTGGCGCGCACAGGGCAAATGGTTAAAGACGGTATTATGTCCGCGTATTATGCCGATGTTGAAAAGAAACAAAACGACCACCTCTTACCGCGTCTTCGTTTTATTGACACAAGTGGTGTTGATACGCAGCATTTGCTAGATGAAATTGGCAACACTAAATTTATTGTCGGTCCGTTACTCAAAGACACTGTAGAACAGTTGGTACCGCGCTTGCCTGCCGGTGTTAATGTGCTAGCGTTAAATCGTCCTGAAGAATTAACCGCACTTGCCAATACCACGTCAGACACGTCGCCTGATTCAGTAGCTTCACCTGCACAGCTCAGTCGTGTAAGTGGATTAGAAAACGAACTAGCAGCTTACAACGAGCAAGGAGAGCTTGAAGCTTTAGGCCTATCTGCCGCAATCAATTATTTTGGTCTAGCACCGGAAGATGAAGCCAAGCAACTGGCTGAACTTGTATTCAATAAAGGGTTTCGTGCCCCCATCGTTATTGCTGCACAAAGTGGTTTATATCAGCGCATGGATACAACGTTCAAAAGGCATTGGAGAGCACTTAACAACAAAGAGAACAAGCTTCGCACGAACATAACATCGGTTACGTTTAACGACAGTAATTCACTTAGGGAAGGTATTACGCAAGCGCTAGACGTTGCACAGAGCAATGATCGTATTAAGCAAATTGAGTACATGACCAACGACGAAGTCTACAACATGCCACGCAGCAGACGTGATATTGATGTTATCGTTGCATTCGCATCGCCCCAGGATACTGAGTTACTTAATCCCATTATTGAAGCAAGCTTAAATCCGTATGATGGTAAACAAGTGCCCGTTTACGCCACATCACGTTCGATGGACTACGACAGCGGCAAAAACCAGTGGCGTGACCTCCAAAATGTTCACTTCATTGATATGCCTTGGTTGATGCCATCACATGAATGGCCGTCGTTACAGCAGGAAGTAGAGCTAGCGTGGGAAAAGCAAAACACTATGCAAAAGCGTCTTTTTGCCTTTGGCTTCGACGCTTATCAACTGCTCCCGCAGCTCGGGATGCTCAATACCCTTAAATTCTTGTCGCACGAGGGCTTAACTGGCTCACTTTCGCTGAATCAAAACGGAGAAGTAGTACGTCAGCAACCACAAGCTATGATCCGCGACGAAAAAGTACAGATGCTCTCGGAGTAA
- a CDS encoding YraN family protein, translating into MSKLQGNAAEDQACEFLEKQGLCLLSRNYHTRRGELDIVMKDGQTIVCIEVKYRKKSQFGSALEFVTARKLQRIQAAFGFYLLDNGLNPASTPLRIDVIAIDGEKLQWLRNVG; encoded by the coding sequence ATGTCGAAACTGCAAGGGAATGCAGCAGAAGACCAAGCCTGCGAATTTCTTGAAAAGCAAGGTCTTTGTTTGCTTAGTCGCAATTATCACACACGACGCGGTGAATTAGACATTGTCATGAAAGATGGGCAAACGATTGTGTGTATCGAAGTTAAGTACCGCAAAAAAAGCCAATTCGGCAGCGCATTAGAGTTTGTTACCGCAAGGAAACTACAGCGAATACAGGCTGCGTTTGGTTTCTATTTGTTAGATAATGGATTAAATCCAGCGTCTACGCCCTTACGCATTGACGTTATTGCCATAGACGGTGAAAAGCTCCAGTGGCTAAGGAATGTAGGTTAA